Part of the Aquabacterium sp. NJ1 genome, TGGCAACCCCAAGCCGCGCATGTTCCGCCTGCCCGAGGCCAACGCCCTGATCAACCGCCTGGGCTTCAACAACGAAGGCCTCGACAGCTTCCTGGCCAATGTCAAACGCGCGCAGTTCCGCAGCAAGGGTGGCATCCTCGGCCTGAACATCGGCAAGAACGCCGTCACGCCCATCGAGAACGCGGTGGACGACTACCTGATCTGCCTGGAAGGCGTCTACCCGCACGCGGACTACGTCACCGTCAACATCTCGTCGCCCAACACCAAGAACCTGCGCGCCCTGCAAAGCGACGAGGCGCTGGATGCCCTGCTGGGCCAGTTGCAGGAGCGTCGCCAGGCCATGATCAAGCGCCACGGCCGCACGGTGCCCATGTTCGTGAAGATCGCTCCTGATCTGGATGAAACGCAAGTCGGCGTGATCGCCGCCACGCTGCAGAAAAATGGCATCGATGGCGTGATCGCCACCAACACCACGATCTCGCGCGAGGCCGTCAAGGGCTTGAAGCATGCCGAGGAAACCGGGGGCTTGAGCGGTGCACCCGTTCTGGAAGCCAGCAACCAGGTGATCCGTCAACTGCGTGCGGCCCTGGGCCCGCGTTACCCGATCATCGGTGTGGGTGGCGTGATGAGCGCGGCCGATGCACGCTCCAAGCGCGATGCCGGCGCCGATCTAGTCCAGATCTACACCGGCCTGATCTACAAAGGCCCGGCACTCGTCAAGGAGTGCGCGCAGGCGCTCAAGCTGGGCTGACCACCTTCGCGGACCTGAGGGCTGCGCTGTCCACCAGGCGCGTGGCGTGCTCCAGCGTGAGGGTGCACTCCTTGGCCGTCAGGCCCAGTGCGCGGGCGTAACGCACGTAGACCTGGTGCATGGACTGGGCCGATTTCTGCGGCTCCAGTGACAAGGTCTGGACCATCTCATTGGCCAGGCTGGCCACCACGCGCAAGGTGTCTTCTGGTGTCGTGGGCGTGCGCACCGGCGTGCTGCGGCTCAGCGGCCTGCAGGCGTGCAACAAGCGCTCGTGCATGCCCCAATGTTTCATCACCGAGATGGACAAGTCATCCAGGTTCACACCCAGTACGGCACTGGCCGCCGCCTCGATGCCCATGCCCGGCGTGGGCGTGGTGCTGTCCTCGTCCGCTGGCGGGCCTGGCTGCATCAAGCGCTTGATCTGAGCGGCTTCATCCGGGAAGTGGTAGAGCACCAGCAACCACCCCAGGCGCTGTGACATGGCCGTGATGGAGGCCTCTTCGTCGCTGATGGAAAACGGCGCCATCAGCCGGGCGATGTGGCCCGCCAGGCAGGTCAGCCGCAATTCCTTGTCCAGATCGGCGATGGCCTGTTGCCCGTCCTCGCCTGACAAGCTGGTTTGCGCACCCAAGGCACCAGGCCAGGCACGCACACCGCCCGCGACCTTGCGCAAGCCTTGCTGCCCCAGCAACATGATCGCGCGAGACAAGGTCGTCACGCCGTCGTCCACCGTCTGGCTGCGGTAAGAGGCCACATTGACCGAGCGCAGCATCTCCCAGCACAAGGCCGGGTTCTTGACGATGATGTCGACGAAATCGTCCACACGCAGCGTTTCCTGCGACAGGGTCGCGATCAGCGCACGCTCGGTCTGAGGGCGGCCTGGCAGCGTCCCCACCGCGTTGAGGCGGTCCAGCAGCAAAGCCAGGGGGCCGCCGGTGTCTTCTGCATTGGTCTTGATCCAGCCCTGCAAGGCGCTCAGCAGCGTGCGGGCGTTGAGGTAACGCTGGCGATGCTGCCGGTCGGTGGCGCGGTTGACGATCGCCCGCAGTGTCTCGGGCACCGGGTGCGGTGTCGTCCAGGGCAGGCGCACGATCTCCGTGCCGATGCGGCTGGCGGCGTGGCCCAGGTCCGGGTCGTCCAGCGCAGGGCTGTTGACCAGCAGGCGGTACATCAGCAAGCCGACCATGAGCACATCACGCTCGGCCGCCAGGCGCATCTGCTGGCGGCCATAGGGTGGCCTGGACAGCTCACCTGGCGCCAGTGGTGCGAGGCAGCAACTCAAGCCTGCGACACGGGCGCGGCCAGCCTTGTCGACCAGCAGGTTGTGCAAGGCCAGATCCTGGTGTGCCACGCCGGCTTCGTGGGCATAAGCCAGGCCTTCGAGGATGTCGCACACCATGGTCACCACTTCCAGCGGCGTGGGTGACGGGCCAGAGGACAGGCGTTCGAACAAGGTCACGCTCTGCCCACGTGCGTAGCTCACAAAGGGCCAGCCATCGTGGGATGACACCTCCAGCACATCCGCCAGTTGCGGGTGCTTCAGCCGGGCGCCGGACAGCACTTCCTGCGTCCAGGCATCCCGCTCCCTGTCGTTTTGCGGTTGTGCACGGGGCACGCACAGCAAGACCTCCTGCTGCAGGCGCGGATCGACCGCGAGCCAGGTGCCCGAGGCATGGCTGCGCCCGAGCAACTGCCGCAGCTCGAACCGCCCGAAATATCGGGGCGCCGTGGTCGTAGGGGGCGAGACAGCGGCCATGTGGGTGTGCAGGACTGTGGATCTCCGGGGATGAATGTATCCCCATGTAAACACTTTGATTGCACTACAGGCCGGGCATCTGCAAAACCCCGTCTAGGGCCACAAACGCGGTCCTTTTTCACAGAGACCGCGCCATCCAGCATGCTTGGCACTCAATCCAGGGGCACCCACTCACCCGCCCCGGTGATGAACGCGGCCCGTACGCGCTCCCCAGCCTGCAAGGCAGACACGGCGGCCACGTAGCGGCTCATCTGGGCGCGGTAGGCCTCCAGCGCCTGTGGGCGGTGCTGCAGCTTGTAGTCCAGCACCCACCATTGACGGCCGGCATCCGTGTCGACGGCCACCAGCCGGTCGATGCGCAACACCTGGCCCTGGTCGTGCAGGGCCACCTCGTTGCCGGCCCAGGCCAGGCGGGCGGGGTCGAGCCAGGGTTGCAAGGCTGGCGCGCTCAAGATCGTCTGGACCAGGTGCCGGGCGGCGCCATGGTGTTCGGCTTCCAGCAACAAGGCCTTGCTGGCGGCCAGTACCGCGCGCTCGATGCGCTCCGGCGTGCGTTGTTTGACGGGCAAAGGCGTGAGCCATTCCAGCACCCGGTGAACCACTTGCCCCAGCAGCTGCTGGGTGCTGCTTTTCTCTGCAGCTGCCGCCGGCTTGATTTCATCCTGACCCGGCCGCGGAGCCAGTGCCGGCAAGGTCGACAAAAGCACCGGTGTCTCGGCCGCAACCTCATCGTTCTGAACCGCAGCTTCAGGCAACGCCACCTGCCAGACCTGCTCGGGGTCGATCGCGCCGCTGCTGGCCAGCCGCTGCCACCAGCTGTCCGCGCCCTGCCCTCTGGGCTGCGTGCGGCTGAACACCAGTTGCTCCCGCGCCCGGGTGAGCGCCACATACAAGGCATTCAGCTCTTCACGCTGATCCGCCTCACGGTCTTCATCCAGGCTGGCAGCCAGGCTGGGTGGCGGGTTGCTCTGCGAACGGATGAAGGCACAGCGCCTGGGCCGCTCGTCGCTTTCGGGCCAGTCCACCATCAGGGCATAGCTGTCCTTGCGTGCGGGCTCCGGGTCCGTGTCCACCATGAAGACCACCTTGGCCTCCAGGCCCTTGGCGCCGTGGATGGTCAGGAGTTGCACGGCATCGGCCTGCGAACGTGGTGGCAGGTTCAAGGGCAAGCGCTTGAGCGCACGCACCCAGCGGTAAGGCGTGGCATCCCGGCCAGCGTCCATCTCCAGGCTCTGCGACAAGAGCGCGTCCACATGAAACAAGGCCTGCACACGGCGGCTGGCTGGCACACAGGCCAGCACACGGGCGCGGTAGTCACCCTCCGTCACGATGCGTTCCAGCAGGTCGTGCGGCGGCGCCACGCGGGTGAGTTCTGACCACGCCGGCAACAAGGTGGCCGCACGCACCAACGCCTGCGGGCAATCAGCCTGCGTGGCGATGCGCAGCAAACCATCCCACCATGAAGTCTTGCCTTGCGACTGCTTCACCACAGCCGCCAGTTGCAGCAGCTGGCCATCCGTGGCGCCAAACAGCGGGCTCTTCAAGGCGTGGGCCAGCGCCAGATCGTGGTGTGGCGACACCAGCGCATCCAGCACGGCGACCAGATCCCGCACCTCGGGCGTGTCGATCAGGCGCGTGTCCTCGGGCGCAATGTGCGGCACGCCATGCTCGTCCAGCGCCTGCGCCACCATGGCCAGCGTGGCCCGCTTGCGGCCCAGCACAAAAATCTCGGAGGGCGCCAGGCCTTCCTGCCGCACCATCGCGGTGATGGCCTGCGCCACCTGCTCGGCCTCGACCTCCTTGATCGTCGTGTGCGCCTGTTCGCGTGGCATCAGCAGGCTGTCGCGCCAGGCCTCATCGGGCTCGGCCTTGGTGGCCGTTGTGCGCATCACCGATGGCAACACCCGGATGCGTGCGGCATCTTCGGAAGCCGTGGTGTGCGTGCGGAAGCCAGGGAAGCGGCCCTCGGCGCAAGCCTGTCCCATCACCAGATTGAGGGCGTCGATGATGCCTGGCGCATTGCGGCGCGTGTGATCGCAAGCCAGAAGATCGCCGTCCAGCGCCTCCAGCACAAAGGTCTTGGCCGCGCTGAAGACGCGAGGGTCTGCCCGGCGGAAGCGGTAGATGCTCTGCTTGGGGTCCCCCACCAGGAAGACGCTGATGGGCTGGCGACCGCTGTGCCCGCCACCGGCCCCGGCATAGGCCGACAACCAGGATTTCAAGGTCTGCCATTGCAAGGGGCTGGTGTCCTGGAATTCGTCCATCAACAATTGCCGGACCTGGCTGTCCAGGCGCTCCTGGATCCAGCCCGACAAGATGGGATCCCCCAACAACCGGGCTGCCGCCAGCTCCAGGTCCACCATGTCGGCCAGCCCGCGTTCGGCCTTGAAGCGCGCGTACTCGTCAAACAGCAGGCGCGACAGGCTCACCATGTGCTCATGCAGCACGTGTGCCTCTTGCTGCACCATGGCCTGCTGCAAGTCGATCAACCAGGACTGCGCCCAGGCCAGGTCGGCCATGTCACCCAGCTGCTTGCGCGGCTCACCCTTGTCCGTCAACAGCGCCTTGGCCAAGGCCTGCGCCTGCGACTCGACATCCGCCAGGCCCAGCGCCTGCTCGATGGCCACACCGGCCTTTTGCGCCTTGGCCCCTTTGGCGGTAGCCAATTGCCGCGCCAGTGACCAGAACTGATCCAGCACACTCTGGCGCGCCAGGGCCTCACACGGGTGCGCCAACCCGGACCACTGCGCCGACCAGTCCGCCGCGCAAGCCACGCCACCGGCAAGCCGCTCGCCTTGATCAGCCAGCGTCAACTCCAGCCGGTTGTCCAGCGCCGTGTGCAGCCAGGCCTCGGCATTGAAGCGCCCCACCTCGCGCACCACGGCCATGAAGGCCAGGTACTCTGGCCCGGCCTCGTCACCGTTCTTGCGTGATGGCGTCTGTGCATCCAGCCGGCGCAGCAAACGCCCCCACACCTCGGGCCAATGCTCGCTGGTGTCTTCGACCAGGTTGAGCTCGGGCGGCAGGTTCAGCTCATTGAGGATGTCCAGCGGCGCGGCCTTCACCAGGCGCGAAAACCAGCCGTGGATGGTGTGGATGTCCACGCCCCGCCCCTCTTCCAGCCAGCGTGCATACAGTTGCTGCAAGCGCGGTGCCATCTCGGCAATCTGCGAAGGCGCCACCCCGCGGATGCGTAACTCCATCTCGCGCTGTGCATCCGTGGTTTGCGCGAAGTCCCGCAACCAGCCATGCAGACGCTCGCGCATCTCGCCCGCGGCCTTCTTCGTGAACGTGATGGCCAGGATCTGATTGGGCGGCACGCCATCGAGCAGGGCCCGCAAGATGCGCGACACCAGCATCCACGTCTTGCCGGCGCCCGCACAGGCCTCGACCACCACACTGCGATGCGGATCACACGCCACCTGGTAGAACAGGTCGGCCGGTACGACCTCGCCATTGACTTCGTATGCGGCCTGGCTCATGCCGACACCTCCTGCAGGGTCCAGTGGTCCTTGCGGCACAGTCCGCGCGCCTGGCAATACGTGCAGGCGCTGCCCTCGCCCAGGGCCGGCATGGCTGCACCGGCATGCAGGCGCGCCCAATCCTGGGCCAGCCCCTCCAGCAGCACCTGCGCGCTGCGCTCGACATCCGGGTGATCAAGCTGCTTCACATCCTGAACATCCAGGTGCAGGTAGGCCGCAGACACCGCCCATTGCGGATCTGACAAGGCCGCATAGAAGGCCAGTTGTGTGTCCTCCAGCGGTGCGGCCACCTTGCGCTTGAGCCCGTCCAGGCTGCCCGTCTTGTAGTCCAGCACCAGA contains:
- a CDS encoding HDOD domain-containing protein, encoding MAAVSPPTTTAPRYFGRFELRQLLGRSHASGTWLAVDPRLQQEVLLCVPRAQPQNDRERDAWTQEVLSGARLKHPQLADVLEVSSHDGWPFVSYARGQSVTLFERLSSGPSPTPLEVVTMVCDILEGLAYAHEAGVAHQDLALHNLLVDKAGRARVAGLSCCLAPLAPGELSRPPYGRQQMRLAAERDVLMVGLLMYRLLVNSPALDDPDLGHAASRIGTEIVRLPWTTPHPVPETLRAIVNRATDRQHRQRYLNARTLLSALQGWIKTNAEDTGGPLALLLDRLNAVGTLPGRPQTERALIATLSQETLRVDDFVDIIVKNPALCWEMLRSVNVASYRSQTVDDGVTTLSRAIMLLGQQGLRKVAGGVRAWPGALGAQTSLSGEDGQQAIADLDKELRLTCLAGHIARLMAPFSISDEEASITAMSQRLGWLLVLYHFPDEAAQIKRLMQPGPPADEDSTTPTPGMGIEAAASAVLGVNLDDLSISVMKHWGMHERLLHACRPLSRSTPVRTPTTPEDTLRVVASLANEMVQTLSLEPQKSAQSMHQVYVRYARALGLTAKECTLTLEHATRLVDSAALRSAKVVSPA
- a CDS encoding quinone-dependent dihydroorotate dehydrogenase — protein: MALLPYSLPKSVLFNLDPEAAHELTMAGLARFQNTPLACLWGAARVQDPVEVAGITFPNRIGMAAGLDKNGRVIDGLGAMGFGFVEVGTVTPKAQPGNPKPRMFRLPEANALINRLGFNNEGLDSFLANVKRAQFRSKGGILGLNIGKNAVTPIENAVDDYLICLEGVYPHADYVTVNISSPNTKNLRALQSDEALDALLGQLQERRQAMIKRHGRTVPMFVKIAPDLDETQVGVIAATLQKNGIDGVIATNTTISREAVKGLKHAEETGGLSGAPVLEASNQVIRQLRAALGPRYPIIGVGGVMSAADARSKRDAGADLVQIYTGLIYKGPALVKECAQALKLG
- a CDS encoding exodeoxyribonuclease V subunit beta, which gives rise to MSQAAYEVNGEVVPADLFYQVACDPHRSVVVEACAGAGKTWMLVSRILRALLDGVPPNQILAITFTKKAAGEMRERLHGWLRDFAQTTDAQREMELRIRGVAPSQIAEMAPRLQQLYARWLEEGRGVDIHTIHGWFSRLVKAAPLDILNELNLPPELNLVEDTSEHWPEVWGRLLRRLDAQTPSRKNGDEAGPEYLAFMAVVREVGRFNAEAWLHTALDNRLELTLADQGERLAGGVACAADWSAQWSGLAHPCEALARQSVLDQFWSLARQLATAKGAKAQKAGVAIEQALGLADVESQAQALAKALLTDKGEPRKQLGDMADLAWAQSWLIDLQQAMVQQEAHVLHEHMVSLSRLLFDEYARFKAERGLADMVDLELAAARLLGDPILSGWIQERLDSQVRQLLMDEFQDTSPLQWQTLKSWLSAYAGAGGGHSGRQPISVFLVGDPKQSIYRFRRADPRVFSAAKTFVLEALDGDLLACDHTRRNAPGIIDALNLVMGQACAEGRFPGFRTHTTASEDAARIRVLPSVMRTTATKAEPDEAWRDSLLMPREQAHTTIKEVEAEQVAQAITAMVRQEGLAPSEIFVLGRKRATLAMVAQALDEHGVPHIAPEDTRLIDTPEVRDLVAVLDALVSPHHDLALAHALKSPLFGATDGQLLQLAAVVKQSQGKTSWWDGLLRIATQADCPQALVRAATLLPAWSELTRVAPPHDLLERIVTEGDYRARVLACVPASRRVQALFHVDALLSQSLEMDAGRDATPYRWVRALKRLPLNLPPRSQADAVQLLTIHGAKGLEAKVVFMVDTDPEPARKDSYALMVDWPESDERPRRCAFIRSQSNPPPSLAASLDEDREADQREELNALYVALTRAREQLVFSRTQPRGQGADSWWQRLASSGAIDPEQVWQVALPEAAVQNDEVAAETPVLLSTLPALAPRPGQDEIKPAAAAEKSSTQQLLGQVVHRVLEWLTPLPVKQRTPERIERAVLAASKALLLEAEHHGAARHLVQTILSAPALQPWLDPARLAWAGNEVALHDQGQVLRIDRLVAVDTDAGRQWWVLDYKLQHRPQALEAYRAQMSRYVAAVSALQAGERVRAAFITGAGEWVPLD